A genomic region of Rhipicephalus sanguineus isolate Rsan-2018 chromosome 3, BIME_Rsan_1.4, whole genome shotgun sequence contains the following coding sequences:
- the LOC119387009 gene encoding polypeptide N-acetylgalactosaminyltransferase 1-like — MRLVRTPCGRRLRRCPALVAAALTSVALLLVATRHGTLWTGDHEDQDPDVRQWIRRDSRQKEYINRRGIHVIVGHYMGKGLPWENTPNLTDEILNANDFAPEKNAGADGQAVMVLPHEQARSKLLFHVNKFNLLVSDRIPLNRSLPDARKESCKKLWYNVSALPDTSIIIVFHNEAWSTLLRTVHSAIDRSPRRLLREILLVDDASERTFLKEPLDRYVSRLPVPTRVLRSGNRTGLIRARLLGAAHAKGQVLTFLDAHCECTKGWLEPLLARIAEDRKRVVCPVIDIINDETFAYVRSFEMHWGAFNWEMHFRWFPVGQRELKRRNGNSTMPFRTPVMAGGLFSIDRDYFYEMGSYDDQMDIWGGENMEISFRIWQCGGSVEVVPCSHVGHLFRRTSPYTFPKPGGVGKVLFANLARVAAVWMDEWANFYFNINREMKKSYTPQDVAERKKLRERLHCKNFRWYLENIWPENFLPGDNRFFGKVRNKKSGKCFVRPSSKSYHQPVGKVVLEECSLTHYPMQYFVLTEEGFLMTDEAICLDSPESQANTNVVMIACNNLPRQKWRYDPKTKEIVHKTTKLCLDLPSKRGAQGVRVQDCNGGRSQKWIMESVDWKTLT, encoded by the exons ATGCGGCTGGTGAGGACGCCTTGCGGCCGGCGGTTACGGCGCTGTCCGGCGCTGGTGGCCGCCGCGCTGACGTCCGTGGCTCTCCTGCTGGTGGCGACCAGGCACGGCACCCTTTGGACCGGCGACCACGAGGACCAGGACCCGGACGTGCGTCAGTGGATCCGCAGAGACTCGAGACAGAAGGAGTACATCAACCGCAGAGGCATACACGTCATCGTGGGACACTACATGGGCAAGGGCCTGCCATGGGAGAACACGCCTAACCTTACTGACG AGATACTCAACGCCAACGACTTCGCACCGGAGAAGAACGCCGGTGCAGATGGCCAGGCCGTGATGGTGCTGCCCCACGAGCAAGCGCGCAGCAAGCTGCTCTTCCACGTGAACAAGTTTAACCTTCTAGTCAGCGACAGGATTCCCCTGAACAGATCACTTCCGGACGCCAGGAAAGAGAG CTGCAAGAAACTGTGGTACAACGTGAGCGCACTGCCGGACACGTCGATCATCATCGTGTTCCACAACGAGGCCTGGTCGACCCTGCTTCGGACGGTGCACTCGGCCATCGACCGATCTCCGCGGAGGCTGCTGCGAGAGATCCTGCTCGTCGATGACGCCAGCGAGAGAA CATTCCTGAAGGAGCCCCTGGACAGGTACGTGTCGCGACTGCCGGTACCGACGCGCGTGCTTCGTTCCGGCAACCGGACGGGGCTCATCAGGGCTCGCCTGCTGGGAGCAGCTCACGCCAAAGGCCAGGTGCTCACGTTCCTCGATGCCCACTGCGAGTGCACCAAGGGCTGGCTCGAACCGCTGCTCGCAAGGATCGCTGAAGACAG GAAACGAGTGGTGTGCCCCGTAATTGACATCATCAACGACGAGACGTTCGCCTACGTGCGTAGCTTCGAGATGCACTGGGGAGCGTTCAACTGGGAGATGCACTTCCGCTGGTTCCCCGTCGGCCAGAGAGAACTCAAGCGAAGGAACGGGAACTCGACGATGCCTTTCAG GACGCCCGTGATGGCGGGCGGCCTGTTCTCCATCGACAGGGACTACTTCTACGAGATGGGCTCGTACGACGACCAGATGGACATCTGGGGAGGAGAGAACATGGAGATATCATTCAGG ATCTGGCAGTGTGGCGGCTCCGTGGAGGTGGTGCCGTGCTCGCACGTGGGTCACCTGTTCCGCCGCACGTCACCCTACACGTTCCCCAAACCGGGTGGCGTGGGCAAGGTGCTGTTCGCCAACCTCGCCAGAGTGGCGGCCGTCTGGATGGACGAGTGGGCAAACTTCTACTTCAACATAAACCGCG AGATGAAGAAGAGTTACACCCCGCAAGACGTGGCGGAGCGCAAGAAGCTTCGAGAAAGGCTGCACTGCAAGAACTTCCGGTGGTACCTGGAGAACATATGGCCGGAAAACTTCCTGCCCGGCGACAACAGATTCTTCGGAAAG GTGAGAAATAAGAAGAGCGGGAAGTGCTTCGTGAGGCCAAGCTCCAAGAGTTATCATCAACCGGTTGGGAAGGTCGTGCTCGAAGAATGTTCACTGACGCACTACCCTATGCAG TACTTCGTGCTCACTGAAGAAGGCTTCTTAATGACGGACGAAGCCATCTGCCTCGATTCGCCGGAGTCTCAAGCCAACACCAACGTGGTCATGATCGCCTGCAACAACCTGCCCAGGCAGAAATGGCGCTACGATCCTAAG actaaaGAAATTGTGCACAAGACAACCAAGCTCTGCCTTGACCTGCCCAGTAAACGCGGAGCGCAGGGCGTTCGCGTGCAAGATTGCAACGGAGGTCGAAGCCAGAAGTGGATCATGGAGTCCGTCGACTGGAAGACACTCACCTAG
- the LOC119387011 gene encoding uncharacterized protein LOC119387011, protein MLDELAVTVPEHASLPLNVPLSVRMVNFESPTRFWLRLADSKTPFIRHFVRGCERHLYSVEIGQFCVADTRHTVVDVARAVVTDVFRSTAGIHLSAEVHCIDHGLTLVLGLDRLFPLSAEDARTPCVTVLCRLHRVATCTRHAPQLHLPLDAQLEAVFIGISDAGAYQTRLFVLQNQADGTLAKVDVANEFISAGELSDISYLRQ, encoded by the coding sequence ATGTTGGACGAACTAGCAGTCACGGTTCCCGAGCACGCGAGCCTCCCGCTGAACGTGCCTCTATCCGTCAGGATGGTCAACTTCGAAAGTCCCACAAGGTTCTGGTTACGGCTAGCCGACAGCAAGACTCCGTTCATCCGGCACTTCGTGCGGGGCTGCGAGAGACACCTGTACAGCGTCGAGATAGGACAGTTCTGCGTGGCCGACACCAGGCACACGGTCGTAGACGTGGCACGCGCCGTCGTCACCGACGTTTTTCGCAGCACGGCGGGCATTCACCTGTCGGCCGAAGTCCACTGCATCGACCACGGCCTGACGCTCGTCCTGGGTCTGGACAGACTGTTCCCGCTCTCCGCCGAAGACGCCAGGACACCGTGCGTCACCGTCCTGTGCCGTCTTCACCGCGTAGCGACCTGTACCCGACACGCGCCGCAGTTGCACCTGCCACTGGACGCCCAATTGGAAGCCGTATTCATCGGGATCTCGGACGCGGGCGCGTATCAGACGAGGCTGTTCGTTCTACAAAACCAGGCGGACGGCACGCTCGCTAAAGTTGACGTTGCCAACGAGTTCATTAGTGCGGGAGAGTTGTCCGATATATCGTACCTTCGGCAGTAA